CCTTATCCTCGTAGGAGGGGTCGTTGCGCCCAGGGCCGAGCGAGGAGGAGACCGTGAACTCGAGCTCCTTGGCGAAGAAGGGCGGTCGCGGGAGCTGGAGCCCGACCACTCCCACCAGGACGATGCGGCCCTTGGTGCGGCACGCCGCGGCCGAGAACTCGATGGGCTCGTTGCTCTCGGTGGCGGCCGTGATGACCGCGGCGTCCACGCCGTGCCCCCCGGTGAAGGCTTTGATGGCGTCGAGCGGGGAGCCCTGCGCCACCACGTCCGCCCCGAAGCTGCGCGCCAGCTCCAGCTTGGCGGGATCGATGTCCGTCCCGATCACCCGGCACCCCTGCGCCTTCAGCAGGGCCACGCAGATCTGTCCGATGAGCCCCAGGCCGATCACCAGGACGCGCTCCCCCAGCGTGACCTTGGCGAGCCGCACGCCCTCGAGCCCGATGGCCGCCACCGAGGTGTAAGCCGCCTGCTCGTCGGTGACGCCGTCGGGGATCCTGGCGCAGAGGTTCCGGCCAACCGACACGACGCCCGCGTGGGGACCAGCGCAGGCCACCCGGTCCCCTGGCTTGAAGTCCTGCACGCCGCGCCCACACTCCAGCACAACCCCCGCGGCCGAGTACCCCAGCGGCATCGGCTCGCTCAGCTTGGCGAGCACCTGCTGTGCCGTGGCCACCAGCCCTTCGTTCTTGAGCTTCTGGAGGACCCGCTTCACGTGGTCCGGGCGCTGGCGCGCCTTGCCGAGGAGGCTCTTGCGCGCCAGCTCGACCACGTAGCGCTCGGTGCCGGCCGAGAGCAGCGACGCGGCGATGGCGACCACCAGCTGGCCCGGGCCCGCGATGGGGGCCGGGATCTCACGCACCTCGGTCCTGCCAGACCGGACGTCCTGAACCACCTGCTTCATCACTCGCCCCCAGGGAACCCGCCGACGGCGGCCGGGCCCGGTCGATGGTTCTCGGTCTCCCGGCTCACCAACATGGTGCCCTCCGGCTTTTAGCTTGGATGGCGCGGCACCAGCAAGCTAACGTGCTGCTTCGACATGAGAATTCTGGGTGACGACTGGCAGGACGGCTTCCTGGACGAGGCGATGAGGCCGGGGCACTGCCGGGTGCAGGTCTCGACCTGGCACACGGTGGCGCCGCTCACCGACCTGTACTTCGTTCGCCCGCGGAGCTTCCGGCTGCTCTTCAACTATTGGCGCGAGGTTGGAGCCAGGAACGTGGTGCGCAAGGTGGTCTCGCGCACCAAGGAGCGCCTGCGGAACCAGAAGTTCGTGGCTGTCGGGACGGGTCAGGTACTCGAGGCCGCGGGGCTCGGCACCCCGCCGGCCGGGAGCTGGGTCGCGTTCGTCGCGCCTGCCCACCCCGCCGGCATGGAGCGGGTGGTGCTGCACGCCGACCTGGTGCGGCTCGTCGAGCGCCCGCCCGCGGCCGCACCCACCGCCCCGGCGTGCGGGACCACGACGTTCCCGGGCGCCGTCGAGCTGGCCCAGGTGGTCGGCGGCTGGACCTCGGACGCCGGAACTCCCGCGCCCAGGCAGGCGATCGAGGCCTTGTTGGCCGGCGCGCCCACGGGCCCCACAGCGCTCGACGAAGCCCGCCCATCTGCGCCCCCTCCGTCGGTCCTTCGGGAGCGGACCAAGGCCGGGGCGGTGCCGTCGGGCCGGCCTACCGCGGTCATCTTCGGACTCGGCAACTACGCCAAGACGGCCATCCTCCCGAACCTGCGGGGCCACCTGGACGTGCGGTGCATCCACGAGGTGGACCCCTGCCAGATTGGTGCTACCGCCGACGGGACGGGCGTAGCGCTCGATACCTCGCCGCTGCCCCGAACCGACGAGCGGTACGATGCATGGTTCATCGCCGGCTTCCACCACCACCATGCGGGGCTCGCCGTCCATGCGCTGCGGCAAGGGGCGGCCGCCGTGGTGGAGAAGCCGCTGGTGACGACCCGCGCCCAGCTGGACCTCCTGGCCGCCGCGCTCGCCGACGGAGCCGGCCGACTCTTCGGCTGCTTCCAGCGACGGTACCTTCCGTTCAACGCCTGGGCGCGCCAGGACCTGCAGTCTCGACCCCAGGACCCCATCTCCTACCACTGCATCGTCTACGAGGTGCCCTTGCCCGCGCGTCACTGGTACCGCTGGCCGAACAGCCGATCCAGGGTCATCTCGAACGGCTGCCACTGGCTCGACCACTTCCTCTTCCTCAATGACTTCGCCGCGCCGGTGCAGCGCTCCGTGCAGGCCTCCCGGGACGGCACCGCCAGCGTGACCGTGGAGCTGGAGAACGGGGCCGTCTTCACCATGGCGCTGACGGATCAGGGCAGCAGCCGCATCGGGGTCCAGGACCACGTGGAGCTGCGCCTGGGCGTGCGGACCGTGACGATGCGCAACGCCAGCCACTACGCCGCAGAAGGCCCCACCCGGTTCCTGCGGAGGGCCCGCATCAACAAGCTGGACGTCTACGGAGCCATGTACCGGCAGATCGCGAAGGCCATCGCGCAGGGTGCGCCCGGTGACCCGGTGGCGTCGGTGCTGGTCTCCTCCCAGCTGGCCATCGACCTCGACGAGGCCTACCAGGCCGCCATGGGGGGGGCCGGCTAGTCCTCCGGCCGGCCGCTCGCCTGCAGCGCGCGCTGGAACAGCGCCACGCTCTGCTCGACGGCCGAGTCCGTCTCGGACATGGCCAGGGCGAAGCGCCGGCCGGCTTCCGCCATCGCCTCGTGCTCCGCCGGCCCCATGACGACGCAAGCCGCCAGCGCGCGCTGCCAGGCATCTTCGTCGTCGAGCGGCAGGTCCCAGCCAGTGCCCGCCGACTCCAGGTCGCGCCACGGCGTCTTGTCGCTGATCACCGGCGGGCAGCCGGCCACCAGTGCCTCGAAGATGGAGTGCCCGAAGTTCTCGCCGAGCGTGGGGAGCAGCAGGAAGTCGTTCTGCTGCATGGTGGACAGGACCTGGCTGTGCTCCACCGGCCCCAGGTAGCGGAGCGTCAGTTCCGGGCCCCGGGCGGCCGCGCGCTGGCACGCGTCCCAGTAAGGGAGATCGTCAATCGGACCGTAGACGTCGAGCGAGGTCGGCTGGCCCAGCTTCGCCAGCATCCGGACTCCGAACTCCAGGTTCTTCACCCTGGCGATGCGGGCCAGGTAGACGAAGCGGGCCTGCCCGGCGACCTTGGCAGGGCGCCCCTCCATCGCCATGGCGCTGGCTTCGGGCAGGGCGTCGATGGCCACGGCGATGTTCCTCGAGACCCGCACCTCCGCGTCCGCGGGCAGGGCCCGCTCGATGTCGGCTCGCTCGAACTCGGTCGACGCCTGCCACAGGGTGTCGCGGAACCACCCCGCCCTGATGGCCAGCCTCAGGAAGAGCTTCTTCTTGAGACGCTTCAGCCCGAGTGCGCTGGACGCCATCTCGCCCCTGGGCGCGATGATGAACGGGAGCCGTCTCACCAGCCCGAGCTTGCGCAGCAACAGGAACCGGATGGTCAGTCGAGAGAAGAGGCTGTTGGTGTAGACGACGTGCGGGTCGACCTCCCGCACCAGCCTGGCCAGGTTCCACCAGGACAGGGCGCCTGGTGAGGCGTAGTAGACCCGGGCCCGGCCCACCTGGACCCATTGGTTCCGCGGGACATCCGGGTAGGGCTCGTGGACCCCCTGATCCCGGTCGCGCGTGAAGAGCAGGAACTGGTACCGCGGCGGCATCTTCGAGACCAGGTTGCTGACCGTGCGCGTCGGGCCCCCGTGGCGGAAGCCCGGGAGATAGTGGTCGACCAGGGTGAAGATCCGAATGGGCGGGTCAGTCATGGACCTCCCGGCGTTCGTCGGCGCCAGCACCTTGGCGAGCTCCAGAGGCCGCCCGCGCAGCGACGAAGACTCGTTCCAGCTTCTCCGCCGCACCGGCCGGAGAGTACTCCGCCGCGACCCAGGCCCGTGCCTTCACTGCCGCCGTTCTCAGGCCTTCGAGGCGTTCCCTTGCTCCGGTCAAGGCCTCGGCGAGGCTCCCCGCATCGTCCCGGTCGTACTCGAGCAAGGAACCCTTGTCGGGCAGCGGGAACTCACCCAGCCTGGAGGTGACCACCGGCAGGCCGGCCCCGATGTACTCGACCATCTTGAAGGGGAAGATCTGGCCGCGCCGGCCCTGTGGCATGCGGTGGGGGTTCACGGCCACGTCGGCCCGCCCGAGCAGGTTCACCAGCGCCTCGCGCCCTACCTCCCCATGGACCCGCACCGGGACCCGGCAGCGCGTCGCTTGGGCACGCAGGGCGACCAGGTCGCGCCCCGCGCCCACCACGTCGACCTCCACCGGAAACCCGAGGCCGTCTGCGGCCTCCAGCAGCAGGTCGGGACCCTTCTCGCGGTTGATGCCGCCCGTGTAGATGAGCCGCAAGGGGTCCTGCGACGCCGGGCCGGCCTTGATGGGCAGGGCGAGGGAGTCGTCGCCGATCAGGCCCGGGATGACGACCCCGTTGCCGACGTCGAGCTGCCGGAGGAGCTCCGGAGAGACGGCCACCACGCCGGTGACGGCGCCTCGGGCCGCGGCGATGGCACGCCGGCCCCGGCGAACGTGCCAGGCCTGCAGCTGGGCCCCGACGGGCGCCAGCGCGTCGTCCTCGTACTCGACCACCAGCGGGGTCCCGGTTCGGGCGCAGTAGGCCAGGACTGGACGCAGGAAGTACCACTCGAGGTTGTAGAGGAAGAGCACGTCGAACCGTGCCACCCTTGCCAAGAAGCGTCCCAGCACCTGTGACGCCACCAGCAGGTTGGCCCGCCGTAAGTCCAGGCCCGGCAGGTAGCAGACCCTGGCACCGCCGCACTCCGGCTCGGGCACGTCGAACCCCGGATACCACCGCAAGCTGTCCTCCGAGACCGTGGCGGGCGACACCACCTGGACCTCGTGGCCGCGAGCCACCAGGCCCCTGACGAAGAGCTCGATCTTCTTGCTCGGCCCGAGGGTGCGGTTGCGCCGGTGCCCGCGCTGCGCCACCACCGCGCTGCCCTGGTAGTTCGTGACGTACAGCACCTTCATGGCGGGTCGCCCCGCGCGGGGTCCGGCTGGCTCGGGCCGGTTTCCTCCGCTGCGCCAGCTACCGCAGCGCGCAGCGCCGCGACCTCGTGGAAGGCAGGGCCCAGTGCGCGGAGGCGGCTATCGGGCCAGTCCCACCAGCGGAGGTCCAGGAGGAAGCGCACGTCCTCCTCAGGGAAGCGCAGGCGCAGCCGCTTGGCCGGCACGCCGACCACGATCTCGTAGGGCTCGACGTCACGGGTGACCACGGCGCCTGCCCCGACGATGGCGCCGTGGCCGATCTTGACCCCGGCCGAGATGAACGCGTTGGCCCCGATCCAGACGTCCGCGCCGATCTCCACCGGGACGTGTTCTTCGAAGGGGTTCACCGCGTAGCCGCGCTCGGCCGGCCAGGAGGGCGAGAAGAAGGCAGGGTGGGAGGTGGCGAAGCCCCTGGCGGGATGCCGACCGATGCCCGAGATCACTCCTGGCCCTATGGCGCAGAACGGGCCAAAGGTGGTGTTGGCTGCCCAGAGACGGAAGGCGCAGTAGGTCTGCCGCCCCATGGACGTCGCCATGAGGGTGCTGTCCGGCCCGACGGAGACACCCGGCCCGAACTGGCACCGGCCGTCCACGCTGGTCCGGGCCCCGAAGGTCACCTGCGGGTAGAGCAGGCGCTTCCGACCCTGCATCACGAGCCACCGCGCGACGGCGCGTGCCACCTCGAGCGCGGTGCGGGGCCCGAGGCCGGCGACCAGCAGGCGCAGCGCGGAAGCGGCGCTGGCGGTGCGGGGCCCGCTCACGGTCCCCTCAACTGCGCGGTCAGATCGACGATGCGCTTGACCCAGGTGTGATCACGCAGGGAGCGGGCGCGCGCAGCAGCGCGGATGCGCTCCTGCTCGCCGGGCCTGTGGAGCACCCAGGCCAGCACCTCTGCGCACTCCTCGACCGACGCGTAGCACAGGATCTCGGAGCCGATGGCGTAGTGATCCGCCAGTTCGGGGTTGAAGCTGGTCAGGTAGACTGCCCCGCACATGGGCACCTCGAAGTCCCGTCCCTTCAAGTGCTTGATCCTGTCGGTATGTCCGACGCCGCCCATGCCCAGGACGACCTTGGCGCGCCCGTAGAGATCCACCATCGACTCGAACGGCACGGGCCCGCCTGGCCAGCCTGGTCCGTGGGCACTGACCTGAAATCCCATCTGCCCGAGCCGCCTGACCAGATCAAGGCGCGCACCATAGCCACGCCCGAGCCACAGGACGTCGAGGTCCCGCTCCGCGACGGTGGGCGCGAAGAAATCGGGTGAGGCCGCCTCTGGTGCGTACCAGGGGCGCGCGCCCTCGGCCGCGAGCCAGTCCACCCCCGCTCGCCAGGTGGTCCAGTAGAGGTCTGCGCCCCGGGCCGCCTCCATCTGCCAGCCCACCAGGCCTCCTTGCGGCGGGCCGGGGAGCTGCTGCTTGTCATCCAGTCCGAGGACGACCGTCCAGATCCCACGGGCTCCAAGCTCGCGCAGCAGGTCCGGGTCCAGGTATGCGCCGCTGGCGTACAGGAACGCCACGTCGACCGGGGAGGTGCGGGATGAGGACTCGACGAAGGCGAGGAACTGCCGGCCCAGTTCTCCCCGCAGGGCCTGGCTCGGGCTCCCCGCCGCACGGGCCTGTGGCGCGTAGTCGAAGTGGCTGGCCTGCCCAAGCGACGCAAACGCTGGCCAGAGGCCATGCTGCTCCCAGTCGTTGGCCCCGAAGATGGCGAAGTGCGGCCTCGCAGGCACGGGTCGACGCGCGACGCGCCGTTTCCCGAGCGCCGAACCCAGCGCCGCGGGCTCGCGAGCGGGCGCCGCCCGCACGGCGCCGAGCCGCTGCCGGAAGGCCGCGAGCTGCTGCTGCTCGCGCGCCCGGCTCCACCACGCATAGGCGGCCGTTGTCCGAAGGTGGATCGCCAGGCTCATGGCGTGACGCGCAGGAGCGGTGAGCCCTGGTCCGGGACGGTGAAGGCCCGCTGCCCGACGAACCGCTTCGGCTGCCACAGGCAGTCGAGCACGTAGCCGACGTCGATGCTGGTGGCCGCCAGCGGTCGCACCTGCTCGAGGACGTTGAGCGCGCCCACTCCGGCGCCCACCAGCACCAGGTCCACGTCTCGCAGGCCGCCCAGGTCGACGCGGTCCAGCATCGACTTGCTGCGGGAGATCTTGCGGAACTGCATCGACTCGGCTCCGAGCGCCAGCAGTGTCCGCTCGATCCCAGGCGCCTTGGTGCCGTCCTCGTCCGAGGTGACCACCAGGATGCGGCGCCCACGGTAAAATCGGTCTGCCCCAGGACCGAGCAGGAGCGCGTAGACGAAGTAGAAGGGGAAGTAGTTCTGCTCGTCGAGGTGGATGCGGTTGGCGTCCATCCAGTCGCACATCGGTCGGATGTACTGACGCGGAAAGTGCAGGTGGGAGACGTAGTTCA
The genomic region above belongs to Anaeromyxobacter sp. and contains:
- a CDS encoding Gfo/Idh/MocA family oxidoreductase, with product MRILGDDWQDGFLDEAMRPGHCRVQVSTWHTVAPLTDLYFVRPRSFRLLFNYWREVGARNVVRKVVSRTKERLRNQKFVAVGTGQVLEAAGLGTPPAGSWVAFVAPAHPAGMERVVLHADLVRLVERPPAAAPTAPACGTTTFPGAVELAQVVGGWTSDAGTPAPRQAIEALLAGAPTGPTALDEARPSAPPPSVLRERTKAGAVPSGRPTAVIFGLGNYAKTAILPNLRGHLDVRCIHEVDPCQIGATADGTGVALDTSPLPRTDERYDAWFIAGFHHHHAGLAVHALRQGAAAVVEKPLVTTRAQLDLLAAALADGAGRLFGCFQRRYLPFNAWARQDLQSRPQDPISYHCIVYEVPLPARHWYRWPNSRSRVISNGCHWLDHFLFLNDFAAPVQRSVQASRDGTASVTVELENGAVFTMALTDQGSSRIGVQDHVELRLGVRTVTMRNASHYAAEGPTRFLRRARINKLDVYGAMYRQIAKAIAQGAPGDPVASVLVSSQLAIDLDEAYQAAMGGAG
- a CDS encoding glycosyltransferase; the encoded protein is MLAPTNAGRSMTDPPIRIFTLVDHYLPGFRHGGPTRTVSNLVSKMPPRYQFLLFTRDRDQGVHEPYPDVPRNQWVQVGRARVYYASPGALSWWNLARLVREVDPHVVYTNSLFSRLTIRFLLLRKLGLVRRLPFIIAPRGEMASSALGLKRLKKKLFLRLAIRAGWFRDTLWQASTEFERADIERALPADAEVRVSRNIAVAIDALPEASAMAMEGRPAKVAGQARFVYLARIARVKNLEFGVRMLAKLGQPTSLDVYGPIDDLPYWDACQRAAARGPELTLRYLGPVEHSQVLSTMQQNDFLLLPTLGENFGHSIFEALVAGCPPVISDKTPWRDLESAGTGWDLPLDDEDAWQRALAACVVMGPAEHEAMAEAGRRFALAMSETDSAVEQSVALFQRALQASGRPED
- a CDS encoding glycosyltransferase family 4 protein, yielding MKVLYVTNYQGSAVVAQRGHRRNRTLGPSKKIELFVRGLVARGHEVQVVSPATVSEDSLRWYPGFDVPEPECGGARVCYLPGLDLRRANLLVASQVLGRFLARVARFDVLFLYNLEWYFLRPVLAYCARTGTPLVVEYEDDALAPVGAQLQAWHVRRGRRAIAAARGAVTGVVAVSPELLRQLDVGNGVVIPGLIGDDSLALPIKAGPASQDPLRLIYTGGINREKGPDLLLEAADGLGFPVEVDVVGAGRDLVALRAQATRCRVPVRVHGEVGREALVNLLGRADVAVNPHRMPQGRRGQIFPFKMVEYIGAGLPVVTSRLGEFPLPDKGSLLEYDRDDAGSLAEALTGARERLEGLRTAAVKARAWVAAEYSPAGAAEKLERVFVAARAASGARQGAGADERREVHD
- a CDS encoding CatB-related O-acetyltransferase, with amino-acid sequence MATSMGRQTYCAFRLWAANTTFGPFCAIGPGVISGIGRHPARGFATSHPAFFSPSWPAERGYAVNPFEEHVPVEIGADVWIGANAFISAGVKIGHGAIVGAGAVVTRDVEPYEIVVGVPAKRLRLRFPEEDVRFLLDLRWWDWPDSRLRALGPAFHEVAALRAAVAGAAEETGPSQPDPARGDPP
- a CDS encoding glycosyltransferase family 1 protein; this encodes MSLAIHLRTTAAYAWWSRAREQQQLAAFRQRLGAVRAAPAREPAALGSALGKRRVARRPVPARPHFAIFGANDWEQHGLWPAFASLGQASHFDYAPQARAAGSPSQALRGELGRQFLAFVESSSRTSPVDVAFLYASGAYLDPDLLRELGARGIWTVVLGLDDKQQLPGPPQGGLVGWQMEAARGADLYWTTWRAGVDWLAAEGARPWYAPEAASPDFFAPTVAERDLDVLWLGRGYGARLDLVRRLGQMGFQVSAHGPGWPGGPVPFESMVDLYGRAKVVLGMGGVGHTDRIKHLKGRDFEVPMCGAVYLTSFNPELADHYAIGSEILCYASVEECAEVLAWVLHRPGEQERIRAAARARSLRDHTWVKRIVDLTAQLRGP